The following are encoded in a window of Deltaproteobacteria bacterium CG11_big_fil_rev_8_21_14_0_20_49_13 genomic DNA:
- a CDS encoding quinolinate synthase produces the protein MIQNNSELKERILKVKSELGKKLVILGHHYQREGVIEFADFRGDSFGLSKRASEQKEAEFIVFCGVHFMAEAAKILARPGQRVFLPDLTAGCPMADMASVDDVEDAWAKLSTVLDMKKVIPVTYMNSVAALKAFCGRNNGVVCTSGNASRVFDWAFNRGETIFFFPDEHLGRNTARKQGISKEQILLWSSPDLNDSRFTIHDSRLILWPGFCHVHTFFTTEHVKDARKSYTGCKIVVHPECREEVVTICDDSGSTEGICSFVKKQEKGSTIVIGTEINLVARLAKENPEKNIVPLARSLCPNMFKTSPKSLAKVLDSIVTEKYTNEIIITEEIQREARVALERMLSL, from the coding sequence ATGATCCAGAACAATAGTGAACTTAAGGAGAGGATACTCAAGGTCAAATCGGAGCTTGGGAAGAAGCTTGTCATCTTAGGCCATCATTATCAGCGCGAGGGGGTGATAGAATTCGCAGACTTTCGCGGTGACAGCTTTGGACTTTCTAAGAGAGCGAGCGAACAGAAAGAGGCCGAGTTCATAGTTTTTTGCGGAGTTCATTTCATGGCAGAGGCAGCGAAGATACTCGCGCGGCCCGGTCAGCGCGTATTTCTGCCCGACCTAACCGCAGGTTGCCCCATGGCCGACATGGCATCGGTAGATGATGTAGAAGATGCGTGGGCAAAATTGTCGACCGTTCTGGATATGAAAAAGGTGATACCGGTCACATATATGAATTCGGTTGCCGCGCTTAAGGCCTTTTGTGGAAGGAACAACGGTGTTGTATGTACATCAGGAAACGCCTCAAGGGTATTTGACTGGGCATTTAACCGCGGCGAGACGATATTCTTTTTCCCCGATGAACACTTAGGCCGCAACACCGCCCGCAAACAAGGGATATCAAAGGAACAGATTCTATTATGGAGCTCTCCGGATCTTAACGATTCACGATTCACGATTCACGATTCACGTCTGATCCTTTGGCCCGGCTTCTGCCACGTTCACACATTTTTTACGACCGAGCACGTTAAAGACGCCCGCAAGAGCTACACCGGTTGCAAAATAGTTGTTCACCCCGAGTGCAGGGAAGAGGTGGTGACGATCTGTGATGATAGCGGTTCGACAGAAGGGATATGCAGTTTTGTAAAGAAGCAGGAAAAAGGTTCGACGATCGTTATCGGGACCGAGATAAATCTTGTGGCGAGGCTTGCAAAAGAAAATCCCGAAAAAAATATCGTGCCTCTTGCAAGGTCTCTTTGCCCCAACATGTTCAAAACCTCGCCCAAAAGTCTGGCCAAGGTTCTGGATTCAATTGTTACGGAAAAATACACAAACGAAATAATAATTACTGAAGAAATTCAAAGAGAAGCCAGAGTTGCCCTCGAGAGGATGCTGTCATTATAA
- the amrS gene encoding AmmeMemoRadiSam system radical SAM enzyme, protein MFEASLYRKKNNSTVECYLCRHNCKIKDGASGVCKVRENKGGALYSIFYGRPCAASVDPIEKKPLFHFYPGSGSFSIATLGCNFQCGFCQNWDISQYGRGRIHETRSRMEMLKEASPEEIVKGAVKNKCRSISYTYSEPTIFYEYARDVASLAKPKGIENIFVTNGYMSREMLDEAKGWLSAANVDLKAFKEETYKKIIKGSLKGVLDSIAYMKSLGIWIEITTLIVPGMNDDEKELRDIAEFIASVGKEIPWHISRFHPQYKMQDRMATPLSTMGKAYDIGKAAGLKYVYLGNVPGDDKESTFCWKCGEKLIERFGLTLGNDRLKETSTCPKCDSKIDGIFF, encoded by the coding sequence ATGTTCGAGGCATCGTTATACAGAAAGAAAAATAACAGCACGGTTGAATGTTACCTGTGCAGGCACAACTGTAAGATTAAGGACGGCGCAAGCGGCGTCTGCAAGGTCCGCGAGAATAAGGGCGGCGCGCTTTATTCGATATTTTACGGAAGGCCGTGCGCCGCCTCGGTCGACCCCATCGAAAAAAAACCGCTCTTCCATTTTTATCCCGGAAGCGGGTCCTTCTCGATAGCTACCTTGGGATGCAACTTTCAGTGCGGGTTCTGCCAGAACTGGGATATATCGCAGTACGGCAGAGGCAGGATACATGAAACAAGAAGCAGGATGGAGATGTTAAAAGAAGCAAGTCCGGAAGAGATAGTGAAGGGGGCGGTGAAGAATAAATGCAGGTCCATTTCTTACACCTACAGCGAACCGACGATATTCTACGAATATGCTCGCGACGTCGCCTCTCTAGCCAAACCAAAAGGGATAGAGAACATCTTTGTAACTAACGGCTACATGAGCCGTGAGATGTTGGATGAGGCAAAAGGCTGGCTCTCCGCCGCGAACGTAGACCTTAAGGCTTTTAAAGAAGAGACCTACAAGAAGATAATAAAGGGTTCTCTGAAAGGCGTTCTTGATTCTATCGCCTACATGAAATCTTTGGGCATTTGGATAGAGATAACAACGCTCATTGTGCCGGGTATGAACGACGATGAAAAAGAGTTGAGAGATATTGCGGAATTCATAGCGAGCGTAGGCAAGGAGATACCGTGGCACATCTCGCGCTTTCATCCGCAGTATAAGATGCAGGACCGCATGGCCACCCCGCTTTCTACCATGGGAAAGGCCTACGACATCGGCAAAGCGGCCGGGCTTAAATATGTCTACTTGGGAAATGTTCCTGGGGATGATAAGGAATCGACCTTCTGCTGGAAATGCGGCGAAAAACTCATAGAACGTTTCGGGTTAACATTGGGAAATGACAGGCTGAAAGAGACCTCGACGTGTCCTAAGTGCGACTCCAAAATTGACGGGATCTTTTTCTAA
- a CDS encoding Fis family transcriptional regulator — MASLIFYHNGRPVMKRKLGGYVINIGRDPSSDIELTDEDVSRTHASIVRESGSYKLIDKSTNGTVVNDKKVSSHSLSVDDVITIGSWKIRFEPGGVTSRPATVIKDISPTRVLKYEKTKNELLTESLELTISTPDGKERELRFAGGSIGASPANDITINDDRYISGSHCMIKSVANGFIIQDVGSRNGTLLNDALVMSERLPKSGVITIGKTLIKYKIKESRENIRPFERPNLGNILGASLVMRELFSLAERIAPTDATVLITGESGTGKELFARYMHEGSARAAKPFMAINCGAISSNLIESELFGHERGAFTSAVSQQKGAFEQASSGTLFLDEIGEMPLELQTRLLRVLENMQIRRVGGQSDISVDVRLVAATNKNLKEMVRKGKFREDLFFRLFIVPIHLPPLRERRDDITVLALHFLNDLSPEGGSKIFDAGVLEKLREYNWPGNVRELKNTIQRAILISKDASVKAEDMIFSELTEKPPESLPLDDVEKKILVTALKNSSGNASKAARELKISRTTLYSMLGKFGIRIEPFKVKE; from the coding sequence ATGGCAAGCCTTATTTTTTACCACAACGGTCGGCCTGTAATGAAACGGAAACTCGGGGGCTACGTCATTAACATCGGCCGCGACCCCTCGTCCGATATAGAGCTGACAGATGAAGACGTTTCAAGGACCCACGCCTCGATTGTAAGGGAATCCGGCTCATACAAACTCATCGATAAAAGCACCAACGGGACGGTCGTAAACGATAAAAAGGTCTCTTCCCACAGCCTTTCCGTTGACGACGTAATAACAATAGGTTCGTGGAAGATCAGGTTCGAGCCGGGAGGTGTGACGAGCAGACCCGCGACCGTTATAAAGGACATATCGCCGACAAGGGTCCTTAAATACGAAAAGACGAAGAACGAGCTCCTCACAGAAAGTCTTGAGCTTACAATATCCACGCCTGACGGAAAAGAGCGCGAGCTCAGGTTCGCGGGAGGTTCCATTGGCGCGAGCCCGGCGAACGACATAACAATAAACGACGACCGTTACATTTCCGGCTCACACTGCATGATAAAAAGCGTTGCGAACGGGTTCATTATCCAGGACGTGGGGAGCAGGAACGGCACCCTTCTAAACGATGCGCTTGTGATGAGCGAAAGGCTCCCGAAGAGCGGCGTAATAACCATCGGCAAGACCCTGATCAAATATAAGATAAAGGAATCGAGAGAAAATATAAGGCCGTTCGAACGACCCAACCTAGGGAACATTCTGGGAGCTTCGCTCGTTATGCGCGAGCTCTTTTCTTTGGCCGAAAGAATAGCCCCAACCGACGCCACAGTTCTTATAACCGGCGAATCAGGGACCGGCAAAGAGCTCTTTGCACGCTACATGCACGAAGGAAGCGCGCGGGCAGCAAAACCTTTCATGGCGATCAACTGCGGGGCGATATCTTCTAACCTTATTGAAAGCGAACTTTTCGGCCATGAACGCGGCGCATTCACGAGCGCAGTATCACAGCAAAAAGGGGCCTTTGAACAGGCATCAAGCGGAACCCTTTTTCTGGACGAGATAGGCGAAATGCCGCTGGAACTTCAAACAAGGCTGTTGCGTGTGCTTGAGAACATGCAGATAAGGCGTGTTGGCGGCCAGAGCGATATCTCCGTTGATGTAAGACTTGTGGCCGCAACAAATAAGAACCTGAAAGAGATGGTGAGAAAGGGAAAGTTCAGAGAGGACCTCTTCTTCAGGCTCTTTATAGTCCCCATCCACCTTCCTCCCTTAAGGGAAAGAAGGGACGATATTACCGTTCTTGCCCTCCATTTCTTAAATGACCTGTCGCCGGAAGGCGGTTCTAAAATATTCGATGCCGGCGTACTTGAAAAGCTTCGCGAATACAACTGGCCGGGAAACGTACGCGAGCTTAAGAACACCATCCAGAGGGCGATACTAATATCCAAAGACGCTTCCGTAAAAGCGGAGGACATGATCTTCAGCGAGCTGACGGAAAAACCGCCCGAAAGCCTTCCGCTTGACGACGTGGAGAAAAAAATCCTGGTCACGGCGCTCAAGAACTCCTCCGGCAATGCATCGAAGGCCGCAAGGGAGCTCAAGATATCCAGGACCACGCTATACAGCATGCTGGGAAAATTCGGGATACGCATTGAACCCTTTAAGGTCAAAGAATAA
- a CDS encoding malate dehydrogenase, with amino-acid sequence MALITREEALRYHEEGRHGKIEVVSTKPCKTQKDLSLAYTPGVAEPCREIHKDPEAAGLYTARSNLVAVITDGTAVLGLGNIGPLAGKPVMEGKGILFKRFADIDVFDIEIAEKNMEQFVHTVASLEPTFGGINLEDIKAPECFYVEEELIKRMKIPVFHDDQHGTAIISVAGLLNALEIVGKKIDKIKVVFSGAGAAAVSCAKHMERFGVQHENIWLVDTKGIVTKDRANAEPYRGYFAQDKKGALADAIKDADVLMGLSFKGLVTKDMVKTLAKDPIIFAMANPDPEIMPEDVKSVRDDAIMATGRSDYPNQVNNVLGFPFIFRGALDVEATAINEDMKVAASLALAKLAKEPVPKDICKVYNVESLEFGRAYIIPKPLDPRVLLWEVPAVAEAAIKSGVAKKPYRSKEEYIKRLEKMLEHVNK; translated from the coding sequence ATGGCACTTATCACAAGAGAAGAGGCACTTCGTTATCATGAAGAGGGTCGTCACGGGAAAATAGAGGTTGTTTCCACAAAGCCGTGCAAGACCCAAAAAGACCTTTCGCTTGCATATACTCCGGGCGTTGCCGAACCGTGCAGAGAGATCCACAAGGACCCTGAAGCGGCGGGGCTTTATACCGCAAGGAGCAACCTTGTTGCGGTCATCACCGACGGTACCGCTGTCTTGGGACTCGGTAACATCGGGCCGCTTGCCGGAAAGCCCGTCATGGAAGGGAAGGGGATACTTTTCAAAAGATTCGCCGATATCGATGTCTTCGATATCGAGATAGCAGAAAAGAATATGGAACAGTTTGTTCATACCGTCGCATCCTTGGAACCGACGTTCGGTGGGATCAATTTGGAAGACATTAAGGCCCCCGAATGTTTCTATGTTGAAGAAGAGCTTATCAAGAGGATGAAGATACCAGTGTTCCACGATGATCAGCACGGGACGGCCATCATCTCTGTCGCAGGGCTTTTGAACGCGTTGGAGATTGTCGGTAAAAAGATAGATAAGATAAAAGTGGTATTCAGCGGCGCAGGCGCCGCGGCGGTCTCGTGCGCAAAGCATATGGAACGTTTCGGCGTGCAACATGAGAACATCTGGCTTGTCGACACAAAGGGAATCGTTACAAAGGACCGCGCGAACGCCGAGCCTTACAGGGGCTATTTTGCACAGGATAAGAAGGGCGCTCTTGCCGACGCGATCAAGGACGCAGACGTGTTGATGGGCCTCTCTTTTAAGGGGCTTGTGACCAAGGATATGGTAAAGACGCTTGCCAAGGACCCCATTATCTTTGCCATGGCTAATCCTGACCCGGAAATAATGCCGGAAGATGTGAAGTCCGTGCGCGATGATGCCATCATGGCAACCGGAAGGAGCGACTACCCGAATCAGGTGAACAACGTCCTTGGATTCCCGTTCATCTTTAGGGGCGCGCTTGATGTTGAAGCGACGGCTATCAACGAAGATATGAAGGTCGCGGCATCGCTCGCCCTTGCGAAGCTTGCAAAGGAGCCGGTACCCAAGGATATCTGCAAGGTGTACAACGTGGAAAGTCTTGAGTTCGGCAGGGCTTATATAATACCAAAGCCGCTCGATCCGCGCGTACTTCTCTGGGAGGTGCCCGCTGTGGCAGAGGCTGCCATTAAATCAGGTGTTGCAAAGAAGCCTTACAGGTCGAAGGAAGAGTATATTAAGAGGCTTGAAAAGATGCTCGAGCACGTGAACAAGTGA